In a single window of the Magnolia sinica isolate HGM2019 chromosome 7, MsV1, whole genome shotgun sequence genome:
- the LOC131250525 gene encoding putrescine hydroxycinnamoyltransferase 3-like, whose amino-acid sequence MEIHVVSSTVIPQGLPPTENTKIPLTVFDMLASGMHVAVLHAYIPPMPTNTALKDGLKRALGLFPTLAGQLVENDDRCHPYISIGDNGGGVLVVETNVESELVDILPLEPSPELVRFHPPLDEARHLLQVQLNQFSCGGLVIGLTSHHRVADGKAISSFLIAWGKLVRGLQIDSFPGYDQTMLIPRDPPRCDHDHWGIEFQPLPLPPSSLPSTLNSNEVHNMRVHYSGEFILKIKARMPTKHSTFEVLTGHLWKNLTRARGLDPDMLTQIRVAVNGRPRLWPAAPTEYFGNMVLNAFPRARVKELTEGSVADAARLVHDAVGRIEDGYIRSLIDFRAINNGNVLVPVTDFEGPVLCPNLEVDSWLGFPFQEVDFGDGGSLCAFAPSWVPVEGVVILMPTLRGVGEGGVDVMLTLFQDHAELFRQISHSLD is encoded by the coding sequence ATGGAAATTCATGTAGTGAGTTCTACGGTCATTCCCCAAGGCCTGCCTCCCACCGaaaataccaaaatacccctcACTGTCTTTGACATGCTAGCATCAGGCATGCACGTCGCTGTGTTACACGCCTACATACCGCCGATGCCGACAAACACTGCCTTGAAAGATGGCTTAAAGAGGGCTTTAGGGCTCTTTCCTACACTAGCAGGCCAGCTCGTAGAGAACGATGATCGttgccatccatatatttcaaTCGGAGACAATGGTGGAGGTGTTTTAGTAGTGGAGACGAATGTGGAATCGGAATTAGTGGATATTTTGCCACTTGAGCCATCGCCAGAGCTGGTGCGGTTTCACCCTCCACTCGACGAGGCTCGACACTTACTTCAAGTACAACTCAACCAATTTTCATGCGGCGGCCTAGTGATTGGCTTAACATCTCACCATCGAGTGGCTGATGGTAAAGCGATTAGCTCATTCCTTATTGCATGGGGAAAGTTGGTTCGTGGGCTCCAAATAGATAGCTTTCCGGGCTATGATCAAACCATGCTAATACCTCgggacccaccgagatgtgatcaTGACCATTGGGGGATTGAATTTCAGCCCCTTCCACTACCACCGTCTTCTCTTCCTTCTACCTTAAACTCGAACGAAGTACATAACATGCGGGTCCACTACAGTGGGGAGTTCATATTGAAGATAAAAGCTCGAATGCCAACTAAACATTCTACATTTGAGGTTTTGACGGGCCACCTTTGGAAGAACCTAACCAGGGCTCGTGGGCTTGATCCTGATATGCTTACTCAGATCAGGGTGGCCGTGAATGGACGGCCAAGATTGTGGCCAGCTGCACCGACGGAGTACTTTGGCAACATGGTCCTCAACGCCTTCCCAAGGGCGCGTGTGAAGGAGCTGACTGAAGGGAGCGTCGCTGATGCGGCGCGATTGGTGCATGATGCAGTGGGACGAATCGAGGATGGGTATATCCGGTCGTTGATCGACTTCAGAGCGATCAACAATGGGAACGTGCTGGTGCCCGTTACGGATTTTGAGGGGCCAGTTCTGTGCCCTAACCTGGAAGTTGATAGCTGGTTAGGGTTTCCTTTCCAGGAAGTGGATTTTGGGGATGGAGGGAGCCTATGTGCTTTTGCTCCTTCGTGGGTCCCAGTGGAAGGTGTGGTGATCTTGATGCCTACGTTGCGTGGTGTTGGTGAAGGTGGTGTGGATGTCATGCTCACCTTATTTCAAGACCATGCAGAGCTCTTCAGGCAGATCTCCCATTCATTAGATTAG